A genomic segment from Salvelinus sp. IW2-2015 unplaced genomic scaffold, ASM291031v2 Un_scaffold4194, whole genome shotgun sequence encodes:
- the LOC139026243 gene encoding zinc finger protein 3-like, giving the protein MDRNSASPSPSXLPESXGHNSPGSALLLXLKXVSVRLVDCRKTPGQSGTVREGHEEGDGDLISSRDTXNXRSLSGRDLSSGEPQQHHXADVTEXXLSQSEHLKHQHRRTEKXSHHSCSDCGKSFTTRRSFIIHQRKHTGEKPYSCDQCGKRFARASNLTAHQRTHTGEKPYSCDQCGKRFAAYNTFKYHLRIYEGEKPYPCLDCGKNFVNAGALTIHQRVHTGEKPYSCDQCGKSFAVASTXIRHQRIHTGEKPYIXNLCGKSFAVSDK; this is encoded by the exons AACAGTGCTAGCCCGTCCCCCTCCAKCCTGCCGGAGTCCCRMGGTCACAactctcctggtagcgccttaCTGCTGGYTCTGAAGAYGGTGTCTGTGCGGCTGGTCGACTGCAGGAAAACACCAGGGCAGAGtggaactgtgagagaaggacacgaggagggagatggagatttGATTTCATCAA GGGACACRCKTAACCYTCGTTCTCTCAGTGGGAGGGACTTATcatctggggagcctcaacaacatcatgWTGCTGACGTGACAGAGAAMAYTCTCTCCCAATCAGAACACCTCAAACACCAGCACAGACGTACAGAGAAGKAATCTCACCacagctgctctgactgtgggaagagtttcactaCACGGAGGTCCTTCATAattcaccagcgaaaacacacaggagaaaagccctatagctgtgatcagtgtgggaagaggttTGCTCGAGCTTCCAACCTGACTGcacaccagcgaacacacacaggagagaagccttatagctgtgatcagtgtgggaagagRTTTGCTGCATATAACACCTTCAAATATCATCTGAGAATTTATgaaggggagaagccttaccccTGCCTTGATTGTGGGAAAAACTTTGTTAATGCAGGAGCCCTAACCATACACCAGCGTGTACACACWggagagaagccttatagctgtgatcagtgtggaaaGAGCTTTGCTGTAGCTTCCACCCWGATTAGACACCAGCgcatacacactggagagaaaccttatatctGRAATctgtgtgggaagagctttgctGTATCAGATAAA